Part of the Niallia alba genome is shown below.
ACTCAACTAACTGGGATTGGGAGATTGATCCGCAAGGTTTACGGATTGGACTCCGGAGACTTGCGAGCAGATACCATTTGCCGTTATTGATTACGGAAAATGGGCTGGGGGAATTTGATCAATTAGAGGAAGGAGAGATTCATGACGAGTATCGCATTGACTACCTTCGCTCCCATATTCAAGCATGCCGAAGTGCAATAAAAGAGGGTGTTGACCTAATCGGGTATTGTACTTGGTCCTTTACAGATTTGTTAAGCTGGCTTAATGGCTATCAGAAAAGGTATGGATTTGTTTATATAGATAGAGAAGAGCAGGATGAAAAGGAACTAAAACGAATAAAAAAGAAGAGCTTTTATTGGTATAAGAAAGTAATCGAAACAGATGGTTGTGAGTTATAGTATTCTTATTTTTGAATAATTGGAGGAAATTAAATGAAAAAATTACTTTTAGTATGTGCAGCTGGGATGTCTACGAGTTTATTAGTAAATAAAATGAAGGATGCAGCAAAAGAAAAGGGAATGGAGCTTGAGATTTTCGCATTGCCAGTGTCGGAATGTCAAAAAGTCGCACATGAAGTGGATGTTGTTTTATTAGGACCACAAGTACGTTATCAAAAACCACAAGTAGAGGAGATTATTGCTGGAAGAGTACCAGTGGAAGTAATTGATATGCGGGCATATGGCATGATGAATGGAAAGGCAGTATTGGACAGAGCGTTAGAATTAATGGCATAAGTCGATTAGCAACTTGCACCTAGAGAAGCCTACAAAAACAGCTTTCCACTGTAAAAATAACGATAATTATTTAGGGGGAATTATATAATGGGTTTTATGGCGGCTTTTGAAAAGTTTGCGGAGAAAACGTTAGTGCCAGTTGCAGCAAAATTAAACTCACAGAGGCATATAGTTGCTATCCGTGATGCATTTATTCTATCTTTTCCTATCACACTTGCAGGTTCATTAATTGTCCTACTAAACTTCGCGGTTTTAGCTCCAGACGGCTTCATTGCCAAAATCTTATTCTTGCATAAATTATTTCCGAATTTAGCTGACTTGCAGTCGGTTTTCTCTCCAGTTTTAAATGGATCTGTTAATATTTTATCCATGTTTATTGTCTTTCTCGTTGCCAGAAATATGGCGATTTCCCTTAAAGCAGATGAATTGTTAAGTGGACTCACAGGTCTTTCCGTATTTTTCATCATTTATCCACCTTATACAAATGTAGAAGGAACAAACTTTTTAACGACTCAATGGGTAGGGGCACAAGGATTATTTGTTGCGTTAATCGTAGGGTTGTTAGTTGGAGAGCTGTTCAGTAGATTATCTAAGTCAAAAAAATTACAAATAAATATGCCGGACTCTGTACCTCCTGCTGTTTCTCGTTCTTTTAAGGTATTATTTCCAATTATAATTATTACTGTTTTGTTCGCTATTGTAAACGCTTTAATAAATGCGGTTTATCCAGAAGGACTGCACGGATTTATTTATGCAGTGATTCAAACACCATTAAAGAGCTTGGGAACTAATATTGTATCTTTAGTTATCCTAGCGATTGTTTCCAACTTATTATGGGTATTTGGTATTCATGGTCCTAATACAATTGCTGCCATTCGTGAAGCAATGTTTGCAGAGGCAAACTTAGAAAATCTGAACTTCGTGGCAGAGCATGGAACAGCTTGGGGAGCTCCATATCCTGTAACTTGGGCAATAAATGACGCCTTTGCAAACTATGGTGGCTCTGGTATGACACTTGGATTGCTTATTGCCATTTTTATTGTTGCAAAAAGACAAGATTACCGGGATATTGGAAAGCTATCCCTTGCACCAGGGTTATTCAATATTAATGAACCAATTATCTTTGGTTTACCAGTAGTATTGAATCCGATTTTAATTGTACCGTTTATTCTAGTTCCAGCTATTAATATTATTATCGGATATGTTGCGATTGTCTCAGGACTAATTCCGCCAATTGCCTATTCCGTACCATGGACCACTCCAGGGCCACTAATTGCCTTCCTTGGAACAGGTGGAAACTATATTGCATTATTGCTTGGTTTTGTCTGCTTAGCTGTTTCAACGCTTGTATATTTACCATTTGTAATAGCTGCTAATAAGGCTAATGCAGTAAGTTACGGAGGACAAAAAAGTGATTCGGATGTTTCTGCTTAAAGTGTGAGACAAAATGAACCAATATACTATTCAGTTTTTCTGTGGGCAAATAAACTATGTTCGGGCTTTTTTTGAAAATTATCAGGATGATTACATCAGAACCAGTATAACGGTTATTAATAAGATTAAAGCCGATCTAGTGGTTGATACAGCCTTGTCCCCTGAACTAGCTATACGCCATGTAGAGAGAACATTCCAGCAATCCAAATATGGTTGTGCACTGCATTTTAATGTTTCTATGAAATAATATAAAAATGATCAAAAAAAGGCTTTCTCCAAGCATGTAACTTTGGGAAAGCCTTTCAAATTAGACAAAATAAATTTTATCCCACTCTTAACGGACAGTAAGACTCTGACCTAAAAGTTTATAAGAATACGAGGGAGATAAGTGGGAGATCAACTGTCCGTAAAGGTCCGATTGGTTCAACTAACCATCAGTGGGGGAGGAAGAAACACCCCCACTGATGGAAGTTTCACTTTATCCCACTCTTAACGGACAGTAAGACTCTGACCTAAAAGTTTATAAGAATACGAGGGAGATAAGTGGGAGATCAACTGTCCGTAAAGGTCCGATTGGTTCAACTAACCATCAGTGGGGGAGGAAGAAACACCCCCACTGATGGAAGTTTCACTTTATCCCACTCTTAACGGACAGTAAGACTCTGACCTAAAAGTTTATAAGAATACGAGGGAGATAAGTGGGAGATCAACTGTCCGTAAAGGTCCGATTGGTTCAACTAACCATCAGTGGGGAGGAAGGAATCCCCCACTGATGGAAGTTTCACTTTATGCAGTTTCATCTTGATCAATAATATCAATAATTTGGTTTTTTAATACTTCGGAGGTAGGACCAAGAATGGCCTGAATTCCGTTTCCGACATCGAGGACACCCTTTGCGCCAAGCAGCTTTAATTGATCATGGTTTACTTGTGACTTATCAATAATGCCAACGCGAAGTCTTGTAATGCAGGCATCTAAATTGTTAATGTTTTCTTTCCCGCCAAGTGCTTGCAATACTTGTAAGGCTTTTTCTCCTTTAGAAGTGTTTGTTTTTCCTCTTTTTTTATAATCTTCTTTTGAGGAAAATATGTAACGGCATATAGTAATCATGAAAATCAAATCTCGGACGCTCTTTCTCTTAGAAAAGGAGATTTTGCTTTAGTTATTTCTTTTTCAGGTGATACAAGATTTATCGTTCGCTTGGTGAAAGTATTAAAAGGACAGGGAATCCCTATAGTGGCGATAACTGGGAGAGAAGATTCTTTTTTGGCAAGAAATGCAGAAGAAATCATTCTTGTTAGTGATAAAAGTGATTCTGATTTTAAATCACCAATAATTGAAGAAATTAGTATGTTAAGTATTATTAACTCTATTTATTTAGTATACTCGTTATTTTTAAATAGCTTAGAGGGACCATAGACCATCGAGTCAAGGAATAATAGGAAAATCATTTTGATGTCAGATTTCCTTAGAAGGTAAAATGTGCTTCTTTCTTTTTACATTTTGTTATATTATAATTACTATTATAAATCTAAGCAGGAAGGGATTTCGATTTTATGAAGTCTCTTTTTGTTTGTGTACCTACATTTTTATATCATTTGTGTTAATTTTATATAGCTGCTAACTTTGTTGCTTTTAAGCCATTTAATCGATAGAATTCTTTGTTGGAATCCTAATGAATAAATAGGAGCAATGAGTTTTTACTGTTGTCACTTTTATTGTATAGTTAAGTATAGATTGATAAATTGTTTAGAATAGGGTGTTGAAA
Proteins encoded:
- a CDS encoding PTS sugar transporter subunit IIC, translated to MGFMAAFEKFAEKTLVPVAAKLNSQRHIVAIRDAFILSFPITLAGSLIVLLNFAVLAPDGFIAKILFLHKLFPNLADLQSVFSPVLNGSVNILSMFIVFLVARNMAISLKADELLSGLTGLSVFFIIYPPYTNVEGTNFLTTQWVGAQGLFVALIVGLLVGELFSRLSKSKKLQINMPDSVPPAVSRSFKVLFPIIIITVLFAIVNALINAVYPEGLHGFIYAVIQTPLKSLGTNIVSLVILAIVSNLLWVFGIHGPNTIAAIREAMFAEANLENLNFVAEHGTAWGAPYPVTWAINDAFANYGGSGMTLGLLIAIFIVAKRQDYRDIGKLSLAPGLFNINEPIIFGLPVVLNPILIVPFILVPAINIIIGYVAIVSGLIPPIAYSVPWTTPGPLIAFLGTGGNYIALLLGFVCLAVSTLVYLPFVIAANKANAVSYGGQKSDSDVSA
- a CDS encoding SIS domain-containing protein → MSDALSLRKGDFALVISFSGDTRFIVRLVKVLKGQGIPIVAITGREDSFLARNAEEIILVSDKSDSDFKSPIIEEISMLSIINSIYLVYSLFLNSLEGP
- a CDS encoding glucose PTS transporter subunit EIIB; this translates as MITICRYIFSSKEDYKKRGKTNTSKGEKALQVLQALGGKENINNLDACITRLRVGIIDKSQVNHDQLKLLGAKGVLDVGNGIQAILGPTSEVLKNQIIDIIDQDETA
- a CDS encoding PTS sugar transporter subunit IIB, with protein sequence MKKLLLVCAAGMSTSLLVNKMKDAAKEKGMELEIFALPVSECQKVAHEVDVVLLGPQVRYQKPQVEEIIAGRVPVEVIDMRAYGMMNGKAVLDRALELMA